The following coding sequences are from one uncultured Desulfobacter sp. window:
- a CDS encoding KamA family radical SAM protein produces the protein MKTAQCVQQIRNIIALDPEMEAILLTNATLEEKRYKLRSHLSNLLLNIYDKTHDMAALEWVVFRDTIWVLRNMLNTRSEKLAGFSLLAYLEDLLHGHHRGPGPSPGFIAELRHLVKGIKGLTKLYTEKPPAFLKHSGRTAAKMRSTDLSRMARNAQAFIDRYPCGMDDSLIREHSSNRQRLFKHFNITDLEWNDWNWHIRHIIRDPQTLGELIKLSQEEEAAIAMAGKENIPIGITPYTVSLMDPENRGIWDTAIRAQVIPPMRYVKRVIDFQNDSGCHNDFMVEGDTSPLDGITRRYPGIVILKPVLTCPQICVYCQRNWQIQDATSSDAALGEKKLAQALDWIGKTKEISEILVTGGDPLILSDKRLEKILSRLAQMDHVLRIRIGTRTPVTLPQRITESLVRTITRFHEPGRREVVIITHFEHPTEITPEAMQAVQRFRLFGVEVCNQMVFTYYNSRKFEAATLRQKLRLIGVTPYYTFNTKGKEETDNYRVPIARLLQEQQEEARLFPGTVRTDEMVFNVPRLGKNYLRAAQNRDMIAILPDGRRVYEFHPWEKRMALMDTYVYTDVSIDDYLKRLKQDGEQLKDYKSIWYYY, from the coding sequence ATGAAAACTGCGCAATGTGTGCAACAAATAAGAAATATCATTGCTCTTGACCCGGAAATGGAAGCTATTTTGCTTACCAATGCAACTTTGGAGGAAAAACGATACAAACTTCGCAGCCATCTCTCCAATCTGCTTCTCAACATCTATGATAAAACCCACGATATGGCCGCCCTGGAATGGGTCGTCTTCAGGGATACGATCTGGGTGTTGCGAAACATGCTCAACACCCGGAGTGAAAAACTGGCAGGATTTTCCCTGCTCGCCTATCTTGAAGATCTGCTCCACGGACACCACCGGGGTCCTGGGCCGAGTCCGGGTTTTATCGCGGAATTGCGGCACCTGGTGAAAGGCATCAAGGGATTGACCAAACTCTATACGGAAAAGCCCCCCGCCTTCCTCAAGCACTCCGGGCGAACTGCAGCAAAAATGCGCTCCACGGATCTTTCCCGTATGGCGCGCAATGCCCAGGCATTTATCGATCGCTATCCCTGCGGCATGGATGATTCACTGATTCGCGAGCACAGCAGCAACAGGCAGCGCCTCTTCAAGCATTTCAATATCACAGACCTGGAGTGGAACGACTGGAACTGGCATATCCGCCATATCATCCGTGATCCACAAACCCTGGGAGAATTGATCAAACTAAGCCAAGAGGAGGAGGCGGCCATCGCCATGGCCGGAAAAGAGAATATTCCCATAGGTATTACACCCTATACGGTCTCTTTAATGGATCCGGAAAATCGGGGCATTTGGGATACGGCCATTCGCGCCCAGGTGATTCCGCCGATGCGGTATGTCAAACGCGTCATCGATTTCCAGAATGATTCCGGCTGCCACAATGATTTCATGGTTGAGGGGGATACATCTCCCCTTGATGGGATCACCCGCCGTTATCCCGGCATTGTCATTCTCAAGCCGGTGTTGACCTGTCCCCAGATCTGCGTCTACTGCCAGCGCAACTGGCAGATTCAGGATGCGACCTCTTCGGACGCAGCCTTAGGGGAAAAAAAGCTTGCCCAGGCACTTGACTGGATCGGAAAGACCAAGGAGATTTCCGAGATCCTGGTCACCGGCGGTGATCCGTTGATCCTCTCCGACAAGCGGCTGGAGAAGATCCTCAGCCGCCTGGCCCAGATGGATCATGTGCTTCGGATTCGTATCGGTACCCGTACGCCGGTGACCCTGCCCCAAAGGATCACCGAATCCCTGGTTCGGACCATCACCCGGTTTCACGAACCCGGACGGCGGGAGGTGGTCATCATCACCCATTTTGAACATCCAACGGAGATCACACCAGAGGCCATGCAGGCGGTTCAGCGCTTTCGCCTCTTTGGGGTTGAAGTCTGCAACCAGATGGTGTTCACCTATTACAATTCGCGTAAGTTCGAGGCGGCGACCCTGCGTCAGAAGCTGCGTCTGATCGGAGTAACCCCATACTACACCTTCAACACCAAGGGCAAAGAGGAGACCGATAATTATCGTGTGCCCATCGCCCGCCTGCTCCAGGAGCAGCAGGAAGAGGCCCGGCTCTTTCCGGGAACCGTGCGCACCGATGAAATGGTGTTCAACGTCCCCCGTCTCGGCAAAAATTACCTCAGGGCCGCTCAGAACCGTGATATGATCGCCATCCTTCCTGACGGACGCCGTGTCTACGAATTCCATCCCTGGGAAAAAAGGATGGCGCTCATGGATACCTATGTCTACACCGATGTCTCCATTGACGACTACCTCAAACGCCTTAAACAAGACGGGGAGCAACTCAAGGACTACAAGTCCATCTGGTATTATTACTGA